In the Aromatoleum bremense genome, one interval contains:
- a CDS encoding DUF1615 domain-containing protein has translation MRKAQGIANIRGFALAACALLAGCTTIPKPVVEAQAPAPVEVRLPKTVRDAPPHAPVVRPAAPPASEPPEAIFSPAPVGPISALRYPGRQQGVARVLELLPPSVTRDRDGWAADIFAAFAALRLAPTAENFCAAIAVIEQESGFVADPVVPGLSRIAWREIEARRQRFHIPKLALDAALAKPSPDSQTYKRRLDTLRTERQMSLLYDDMIDELPGGRLLLSGYNPVHTGGPMQVSIAFAEAHARAAPEYGGGFGKGLRNAVFTRPGGLYFGIAHLLDYPAPYHDPLFRFADFNAGHYSSRNAAFQQAVARLAGVKLVLDGDLLRYENGEPSGKASATQKAVMALSGRLKLDSAEILAALRQEKREAFAHTQLYLRVFAMADQAAGARVPREAMPRIELKSPKIQRKLTTAWFAERVHMRYRACMKRAPVA, from the coding sequence ATGAGGAAAGCCCAGGGAATCGCGAACATCAGAGGTTTCGCACTTGCCGCATGCGCGCTGCTCGCAGGCTGCACCACGATCCCCAAGCCGGTCGTCGAGGCCCAGGCGCCGGCCCCGGTCGAGGTGCGGTTGCCGAAAACCGTCCGCGATGCCCCGCCGCATGCGCCCGTCGTACGCCCCGCTGCGCCACCGGCATCGGAGCCACCGGAGGCGATATTCTCGCCGGCGCCGGTCGGCCCGATCTCGGCGCTGCGCTACCCGGGCCGCCAGCAGGGCGTTGCACGGGTGCTGGAGCTGCTGCCGCCGAGCGTGACGCGGGACAGGGACGGTTGGGCCGCGGACATCTTCGCGGCTTTTGCCGCGTTGCGCCTCGCGCCGACCGCCGAAAACTTCTGTGCCGCGATTGCCGTCATCGAACAGGAGTCAGGCTTTGTCGCCGACCCGGTGGTGCCGGGGCTGTCGCGCATCGCGTGGCGGGAAATCGAGGCGCGTCGCCAGCGCTTCCATATCCCGAAGCTCGCACTGGATGCGGCGCTGGCGAAACCGTCACCGGACAGCCAGACGTACAAGCGTCGACTCGATACGCTCCGGACCGAGCGGCAGATGAGCCTGCTCTATGACGACATGATCGACGAGCTGCCCGGCGGCCGGTTGCTGTTGAGCGGCTACAACCCGGTGCACACCGGCGGGCCGATGCAGGTCAGCATCGCGTTCGCCGAAGCGCACGCGCGCGCCGCCCCGGAATACGGCGGCGGGTTCGGCAAGGGGCTGCGCAACGCGGTATTCACCCGTCCGGGCGGGCTCTATTTCGGTATCGCGCACCTGCTCGATTACCCGGCGCCGTATCACGACCCGCTGTTTCGCTTCGCCGACTTCAACGCGGGGCATTACAGCAGCCGCAATGCGGCCTTCCAGCAGGCGGTGGCGCGGCTGGCCGGCGTCAAGCTGGTCCTCGACGGGGACCTGCTGCGTTACGAAAACGGGGAACCGAGCGGCAAGGCCAGCGCGACGCAGAAGGCGGTGATGGCGCTGTCCGGACGGCTGAAGCTCGATTCCGCGGAGATCCTTGCGGCGTTGCGGCAGGAAAAGCGCGAGGCGTTCGCGCATACCCAGCTTTACCTGCGCGTCTTCGCGATGGCCGACCAGGCCGCCGGGGCCCGCGTGCCGCGCGAAGCGATGCCGCGCATCGAGCTCAAGAGTCCGAAGATCCAGCGCAAGCTGACGACCGCGTGGTTTGCCGAGCGGGTGCACATGCGCTATCGCGCCTGCATGAAGCGCGCACCGGTGGCCTGA
- the ribA gene encoding GTP cyclohydrolase II, whose amino-acid sequence MHTADTQSAGPVASADETDQRNTRLVASCRLPTPWATFRMHGFEEPATGREHVALTLGTIADGKPVLTRVHSECLTGDALFSRRCDCGPQLEAALAAIAAEGRGVLLYLRQEGRGIGLLNKVRAYALQDEGADTVEANHLLGFDADTRDYAVAASMLRELGIASLRLMTNNPRKVDALGQYGITVAERVPHVIEPNPHNANYLRTKAQRLGHLLAGH is encoded by the coding sequence ATGCACACCGCGGATACCCAAAGCGCCGGACCGGTCGCGAGCGCCGATGAAACGGACCAGCGGAACACCCGCCTCGTCGCTTCATGCCGGTTGCCGACCCCCTGGGCCACCTTCCGGATGCACGGCTTCGAAGAGCCGGCGACCGGGCGCGAGCACGTCGCGCTGACGCTCGGCACGATCGCCGACGGCAAGCCGGTGCTGACCCGCGTCCACTCCGAGTGCCTCACCGGCGACGCCCTGTTCAGCCGGCGCTGCGACTGCGGCCCGCAACTCGAAGCGGCGCTCGCAGCGATCGCCGCCGAAGGGCGCGGCGTGCTGCTGTACCTGCGCCAGGAAGGCCGCGGCATCGGCCTGCTGAACAAGGTACGCGCCTACGCGCTGCAGGACGAAGGCGCGGACACCGTCGAAGCCAATCACCTCCTCGGCTTCGACGCCGACACGCGCGATTACGCGGTCGCCGCCTCGATGCTGCGCGAACTCGGCATCGCCTCGCTGCGGCTGATGACGAACAATCCGCGCAAGGTCGACGCGCTCGGGCAGTACGGCATCACGGTCGCCGAGCGCGTGCCGCACGTCATCGAGCCGAACCCGCACAACGCGAACTACCTGCGCACCAAGGCCCAACGGCTCGGCCACCTGCTCGCCGGACACTGA
- a CDS encoding exonuclease SbcCD subunit D C-terminal domain-containing protein → MRLLHTSDWHLGQSLHDFDRTYEHQQFLDWLLALIATERPDVLLIAGDVFDNANPSAGAQHQLYRFLTAARKRMPHLSIVIIAGNHDSPGRLEATSPFLELFDAAVVGHVHRRADQSIDIERLVVPLKNREGTVAAWCLAVPFLRPGDVPRVADEGEQDAYLAGVAELYRQALAVAQSRRQPGQAIVAMGHCHMAHGKLSEHSERRIVIGGAEALPAGIFDPAIAYVALGHLHLAQPVGGRDHIRYSGSPLPMSFAELDYPHQVVCVELDGEAVAEIRPVRVPRSVELIRVPKTHASIDEVLPLLETLDPGAAAEGPVHAHPYLEVRVRLDAPEPGLRARIEATLAGRPVRLARIDPVSSRSGDAPASSAMSLGDLERLAPETVFARLCEQRLGGHPDERKVLLGALAAAFAELAIEPAEGASA, encoded by the coding sequence ATGCGGCTCCTGCACACTTCCGACTGGCATCTCGGCCAGTCCCTGCATGACTTCGACCGCACCTACGAACATCAGCAATTCCTCGACTGGCTGCTGGCCCTGATCGCCACCGAGCGGCCCGATGTCCTGCTGATCGCCGGCGACGTCTTCGACAACGCGAATCCGTCGGCCGGCGCGCAGCACCAGTTGTACCGTTTCCTCACCGCGGCCCGCAAGCGCATGCCGCATCTGTCGATCGTCATCATCGCCGGCAATCACGACTCTCCGGGGCGGCTCGAGGCCACTTCGCCGTTCCTGGAGCTGTTCGACGCCGCCGTCGTCGGCCACGTCCATCGCCGTGCCGATCAGTCGATCGACATCGAACGCCTGGTGGTGCCGCTGAAGAATCGTGAAGGGACCGTCGCCGCGTGGTGCCTCGCGGTCCCGTTCCTGCGCCCGGGCGATGTGCCCCGCGTCGCCGACGAAGGCGAGCAAGACGCGTACCTCGCGGGCGTCGCCGAGCTCTATCGCCAGGCACTTGCGGTGGCGCAATCGCGTCGCCAGCCGGGCCAGGCGATCGTCGCCATGGGCCATTGTCACATGGCCCACGGCAAGCTCTCGGAACACTCGGAACGACGCATCGTCATCGGCGGCGCCGAGGCGCTGCCCGCCGGCATTTTCGACCCGGCGATCGCCTACGTCGCGCTCGGGCACCTGCATCTGGCGCAACCGGTCGGCGGCCGCGACCACATCCGCTACAGCGGGAGCCCGTTGCCGATGTCGTTCGCCGAGCTCGACTATCCGCACCAGGTCGTATGCGTCGAGCTCGACGGTGAAGCAGTCGCCGAAATTCGTCCGGTACGTGTGCCGCGCAGCGTGGAGTTGATCCGCGTGCCGAAGACCCATGCGTCGATCGACGAGGTCCTGCCCTTGCTCGAAACGCTCGATCCGGGCGCGGCAGCCGAAGGTCCCGTGCACGCCCATCCCTACCTCGAAGTGCGCGTTCGGCTCGACGCCCCTGAGCCGGGCCTGCGCGCCCGAATCGAGGCGACGCTTGCCGGCAGGCCCGTGCGGCTCGCGCGCATCGACCCGGTCAGTTCGCGCAGCGGCGATGCGCCCGCCAGTTCCGCGATGTCGCTCGGCGACCTGGAACGGCTCGCGCCGGAAACGGTGTTCGCGCGCTTGTGCGAACAGCGCCTCGGCGGCCATCCCGACGAGCGCAAAGTCCTGCTCGGCGCGCTCGCGGCGGCCTTCGCCGAACTCGCGATCGAGCCCGCCGAGGGGGCGTCCGCATGA